One window from the genome of Bacillus tianshenii encodes:
- the gatB gene encoding Asp-tRNA(Asn)/Glu-tRNA(Gln) amidotransferase subunit GatB, with protein MNFETIIGLEVHVELKTNTKIFCGCSTAFGAPPNTNTCPICQGHPGVLPVMNREAVNYAMRAAMALNCEIATDTKFDRKNYFYPDNPKAYQISQFDKPIGENGWIEIEVGGETKKIGITRLHLEEDAGKLTHTGDGHSLVDLNRQGTPLVEIVSEPDIRTPEEAYAYLEKLKSIIQYTGVSDCKMEEGSLRCDANISLRPLGQEEFGTKTELKNLNSFAFVRAGLEYEEKRQEQELISGGVIEQETRRYDEAKKKTILMRVKEGSDDYRYFPEPDLVDLHIDDEWKERIRTEIPELPDARRERYVRDLGLPEYDAKVLTLTKEMSDFFEETVEKGADAKQAANWMMGEVSAYLNAEQVELEDTKLAPEGLAKMISLIEKGTISSKIAKKVFKELITEGGDPEQIVKDKGLVQISDEGELKKIVVGIMDNNPQSIEDYKNGKDKALGFLVGQVMKETRGKANPPMVNKIILEEMENR; from the coding sequence ATGAACTTTGAAACGATAATCGGACTTGAGGTCCACGTTGAATTAAAGACGAACACAAAAATTTTCTGCGGTTGTTCAACAGCATTCGGTGCACCCCCGAACACGAATACATGCCCGATCTGCCAAGGGCACCCTGGGGTTCTGCCAGTTATGAACCGTGAAGCTGTGAACTATGCAATGCGCGCAGCAATGGCGCTTAACTGCGAAATCGCAACAGATACGAAGTTTGACCGTAAGAACTATTTCTATCCAGATAATCCAAAAGCTTATCAAATTTCTCAATTTGACAAGCCGATCGGCGAGAACGGTTGGATTGAAATCGAAGTAGGCGGCGAAACGAAGAAGATCGGTATTACACGTCTTCACCTTGAAGAAGATGCTGGTAAGCTGACACATACAGGCGACGGTCATTCACTTGTTGACTTAAACCGTCAAGGTACACCGCTTGTCGAGATCGTATCTGAGCCAGATATCCGTACACCAGAAGAAGCGTATGCGTATCTTGAAAAATTAAAATCAATTATTCAATATACAGGCGTTTCCGATTGTAAGATGGAAGAAGGCTCCCTGCGCTGTGATGCGAACATCTCTCTTCGTCCATTAGGTCAAGAAGAGTTCGGTACGAAAACAGAGCTGAAAAACTTAAACTCATTTGCTTTCGTACGTGCAGGTCTTGAATATGAAGAAAAGCGTCAAGAGCAAGAGCTTATTTCAGGCGGTGTCATTGAGCAGGAAACACGCCGTTATGATGAAGCGAAGAAGAAAACGATTCTAATGCGTGTGAAGGAAGGCTCTGATGATTACCGTTACTTCCCTGAGCCGGATCTTGTTGACCTTCATATCGATGACGAATGGAAAGAACGTATACGCACAGAAATTCCTGAGCTTCCAGATGCTCGCCGTGAGCGCTATGTTCGTGACCTAGGCTTACCTGAGTATGATGCGAAGGTATTAACGCTTACGAAGGAAATGTCTGATTTCTTCGAAGAAACGGTTGAAAAAGGTGCAGATGCAAAGCAGGCTGCAAACTGGATGATGGGTGAAGTATCTGCATACTTAAATGCAGAGCAGGTTGAGCTTGAAGATACGAAGCTTGCACCAGAAGGCCTTGCGAAGATGATTTCTCTAATTGAAAAAGGAACAATCTCTTCTAAAATCGCGAAGAAAGTCTTCAAGGAGCTTATTACAGAAGGCGGCGACCCTGAGCAAATCGTTAAAGATAAAGGGCTTGTCCAAATCTCTGATGAAGGTGAATTGAAGAAGATTGTTGTCGGCATCATGGATAATAATCCGCAATCAATTGAAGATTACAAAAATGGTAAAGATAAAGCACTTGGCTTCTTAGTTGGTCAAGTAATGAAAGAAACACGTGGTAAAGCAAACCCACCAATGGTAAACAAGATCATCCTAGAAGAAATGGAAAATCGCTAA
- a CDS encoding sigma-70 family RNA polymerase sigma factor codes for MEDEKLVRQVLAGNEHAFRILVATYHQPLFKAVYPILRNEKDAEDAVQESFIRIYYALPRYQFQGLKTWMTRIAVNHAIDMKRKAMRQVEAVHEPIQQAGGENLETFVIRKEEHEAIRRKLAELPTNYRDVIQAFYIDEKSCREIASDEEVTIKTVETKLYRARQWMKKNWKEEDFN; via the coding sequence ATTGAGGATGAAAAGCTCGTCCGACAAGTATTAGCAGGAAATGAACATGCTTTCCGTATACTTGTTGCGACCTATCACCAACCATTATTTAAAGCAGTCTATCCAATTTTGAGAAATGAAAAGGATGCAGAAGATGCTGTACAAGAGAGCTTCATTCGAATCTATTACGCTCTTCCCCGTTATCAGTTTCAAGGATTAAAAACATGGATGACACGCATTGCTGTGAACCATGCAATTGATATGAAACGAAAAGCGATGCGCCAAGTGGAGGCTGTACATGAACCTATTCAACAAGCTGGCGGAGAGAACTTAGAAACGTTCGTCATAAGGAAAGAAGAGCATGAAGCTATTCGCCGCAAGCTTGCTGAACTGCCTACGAATTATCGAGACGTGATACAAGCTTTTTATATTGATGAAAAGAGCTGCCGTGAAATTGCTTCAGACGAAGAAGTCACTATAAAAACTGTAGAAACAAAGTTGTACCGAGCTAGGCAGTGGATGAAGAAGAATTGGAAGGAGGAAGATTTCAATTGA
- the gatC gene encoding Asp-tRNA(Asn)/Glu-tRNA(Gln) amidotransferase subunit GatC, with product MSRIDKEQVKHVAHLARLAISEEEAELFTKQLDAIISYAEQLQELDTENVEPTTHVLDIKNVLREDEPRQWLTQEDVLKNAPDSANGQIRVPSILE from the coding sequence ATGTCCCGTATTGATAAGGAACAAGTAAAGCACGTAGCACATTTGGCTCGTTTGGCGATTTCAGAAGAAGAAGCTGAGCTATTCACAAAGCAACTAGATGCGATCATCAGCTATGCTGAGCAGTTGCAGGAATTAGATACAGAAAACGTTGAGCCAACAACTCACGTATTAGATATCAAAAACGTATTACGTGAAGATGAGCCAAGACAATGGTTAACACAGGAAGACGTTCTGAAGAATGCACCAGATTCTGCGAACGGCCAAATCCGTGTACCATCCATTTTAGAGTAA
- the gatA gene encoding Asp-tRNA(Asn)/Glu-tRNA(Gln) amidotransferase subunit GatA has protein sequence MSLFDKKMSELHQMLQAKEIKVQDLVEESYKRIHEVDDKVKAFLTLNEEEAVLKAKELDEKIGGAADLGVLFGMPIGIKDNIVTKGLRTTAASKILDNFDPLHNATVVDKLNAAEAVAIGKLNMDEFAMGSSTENSGYARTRNPWNTDHVPGGSSGGSAAAVASGQVPFALGTDTGGSIRQPASFCGVVGLKPTYGRVSRFGLIAFASSLDQIGPLTRNVEDNAFILNTIAGHDKMDSTSANVEVPDYTAALTGDVKGLKIAVPKEYLAEGVNEEVRKSVLEALKVLEGMGATWEEVSLPHSKYAVATYYLLASSEASANLARFDGVRYGVRSQNAENLIDMFKLSRSEGFGEEVKRRIMLGTFALSSGYYDAYYKKAQKVRTLIKNDFEKVFEDYDVIIGPTAPTPAFKIGENVDDPLTMYANDILTIPVNLAGVPGISVPCGFSENKLPIGLQIIGKHFDESTVYRVAHAYEQATDYNKAKPEL, from the coding sequence ATGTCACTATTTGATAAGAAGATGTCCGAGCTGCACCAAATGCTTCAAGCGAAAGAAATTAAGGTGCAGGACTTAGTGGAAGAATCATACAAACGCATTCATGAAGTCGATGATAAAGTGAAAGCGTTTTTGACATTAAATGAAGAAGAAGCAGTTCTCAAAGCAAAAGAATTAGATGAAAAAATCGGTGGAGCGGCTGATTTAGGCGTTCTTTTCGGTATGCCGATTGGAATTAAAGATAACATCGTTACGAAAGGATTGCGCACGACTGCTGCAAGTAAAATCCTTGATAACTTCGATCCTTTACATAACGCAACGGTTGTTGACAAGCTAAATGCTGCAGAAGCAGTTGCAATCGGGAAATTGAACATGGATGAATTTGCAATGGGTTCATCTACTGAGAATTCTGGTTATGCACGTACACGCAATCCGTGGAATACAGACCACGTTCCAGGCGGTTCAAGTGGTGGTTCTGCAGCGGCAGTTGCATCTGGACAAGTTCCATTTGCACTTGGTACAGACACAGGCGGTTCAATCCGTCAGCCAGCATCTTTCTGTGGTGTCGTTGGCTTAAAACCTACATATGGCCGTGTATCTCGTTTCGGTTTGATTGCGTTCGCATCTTCACTAGACCAAATCGGTCCACTAACACGTAATGTTGAAGACAATGCGTTTATCTTAAATACAATTGCCGGTCATGACAAAATGGACTCTACTTCTGCAAATGTAGAGGTTCCTGACTATACAGCTGCACTAACAGGCGATGTGAAAGGCTTGAAGATCGCAGTACCGAAGGAATATCTAGCAGAAGGTGTTAATGAAGAAGTACGTAAATCCGTGCTTGAAGCATTGAAAGTTCTTGAAGGCATGGGCGCAACATGGGAAGAAGTTTCTCTTCCACACTCGAAGTATGCAGTTGCAACGTATTACTTGCTTGCGTCTTCAGAAGCGTCTGCGAACCTTGCACGCTTTGACGGTGTTCGCTATGGTGTCCGCTCGCAAAATGCTGAGAACTTGATCGATATGTTCAAGCTTTCTCGTAGCGAAGGCTTCGGTGAGGAAGTAAAACGCCGTATCATGCTCGGTACGTTTGCATTAAGCTCAGGTTACTATGATGCTTATTACAAGAAAGCACAAAAAGTTCGTACATTGATCAAAAATGATTTCGAAAAAGTATTTGAAGATTACGATGTCATTATTGGACCAACTGCGCCAACACCAGCGTTCAAAATTGGTGAAAATGTAGATGATCCACTAACAATGTATGCGAACGATATTTTAACAATTCCTGTGAACCTTGCAGGTGTTCCAGGTATCTCTGTTCCATGTGGATTCTCAGAGAATAAGCTTCCGATCGGCTTGCAAATTATCGGTAAGCATTTCGATGAAAGCACAGTATATCGTGTAGCTCACGCGTATGAGCAAGCGACAGATTATAATAAAGCAAAACCAGAATTGTAA
- a CDS encoding tetrahydrofolate dehydrogenase/cyclohydrolase catalytic domain-containing protein yields MENQIILDGKLVSQEVKDSLKPRVEKLTEQGVKPCLATILVGEDPSSATYVRMKGNACERLGIESRRIHLPEETTTEELLNTINDLNNDNNVHGILLQHPVPSQIDERAAFEAIHIDKDVDGVTSLGFGQTAFGFGLYPSCTPAAILQIIDHYNLPVEGKHAVVVGRSPILGKPVSMMLLNRNATVTTCHSKTENLPELVRQADIVVAAVGRPNFIQGDWIKEGAVVLDAGYNKGNIGDADYEACKEKASAITPVPGGVGPVTISMLLKHTVDAAEKTLEK; encoded by the coding sequence GTGGAAAATCAAATTATTCTAGACGGTAAATTAGTATCACAAGAGGTAAAAGACAGCCTTAAGCCACGAGTAGAAAAGTTAACAGAACAAGGTGTGAAGCCTTGTCTAGCAACAATTCTAGTTGGTGAAGACCCATCTTCGGCTACTTACGTACGCATGAAAGGGAACGCATGTGAGCGTCTTGGCATCGAATCACGTCGTATCCATCTTCCAGAAGAAACAACAACAGAAGAGCTGTTGAACACAATTAATGATTTAAATAATGACAACAATGTACACGGCATTCTGCTTCAGCACCCTGTTCCAAGTCAAATTGATGAGCGCGCGGCATTCGAAGCGATTCATATTGATAAGGATGTTGATGGGGTAACAAGCCTTGGCTTCGGACAGACAGCTTTCGGGTTCGGATTGTACCCATCATGTACACCGGCTGCGATTCTGCAAATTATCGATCACTACAATCTGCCTGTTGAAGGAAAGCACGCAGTTGTTGTAGGCCGTAGTCCAATTCTCGGGAAGCCTGTTTCAATGATGCTGTTAAACCGTAACGCAACGGTGACGACTTGTCATTCGAAAACAGAGAACTTACCTGAACTTGTTCGCCAAGCAGATATCGTCGTTGCAGCTGTAGGCCGTCCGAACTTTATCCAAGGTGATTGGATTAAAGAAGGTGCCGTTGTCTTAGACGCAGGCTACAACAAAGGAAACATCGGTGACGCTGACTATGAAGCGTGTAAGGAGAAAGCAAGCGCCATTACACCAGTTCCAGGCGGCGTAGGTCCTGTTACAATTTCAATGCTGTTGAAGCATACCGTTGATGCAGCTGAGAAGACGTTGGAAAAGTAA